From the Bacteroidia bacterium genome, one window contains:
- a CDS encoding nuclear transport factor 2 family protein produces the protein MLAVRCGSEMTQTGDESHRISAALDSFHVAAARADYDAYFQCFAEDAVFIGTDATERWDKQSFMVWAKPYFDRGRAWSFTAIERHVMIDERGGLAWFDELLDTQMKLCRGSGVLIQRNGEWKIRHYVLSMTVPNELADSVVTIKSVIEDGLIQKHANNRE, from the coding sequence ATGCTGGCAGTTCGCTGCGGGAGCGAAATGACACAGACCGGAGATGAGTCGCATAGAATTTCCGCCGCGCTCGATTCCTTCCATGTTGCCGCAGCCCGGGCGGATTACGACGCGTATTTTCAATGCTTCGCGGAGGACGCAGTGTTCATAGGCACCGACGCAACGGAGCGTTGGGACAAACAGAGCTTCATGGTGTGGGCGAAGCCCTATTTTGATCGCGGCAGGGCCTGGTCGTTCACTGCGATCGAGCGCCATGTCATGATCGATGAACGTGGTGGTCTCGCGTGGTTCGACGAGTTGCTCGACACGCAAATGAAACTCTGTCGGGGCTCCGGTGTGCTGATTCAGCGCAATGGGGAATGGAAAATCCGCCATTACGTGCTTTCTATGACGGTACCAAACGAACTCGCCGATTCCGTTGTGACGATAAAATCCGTGATAGAAGATGGGTTGATACAGAAGCACGCGAACAACCGCGAATGA
- a CDS encoding CNNM domain-containing protein yields the protein MTLLLLYLFLALFISFLCSIMEAVLLSTPLSTLNARVEQGDRIALDFLTMKSDIDRPLSAILSLNTIAHTVGAAGVGAQATVVFGEAYFGVVSAVLTILILVLTEIIPKTLGATYAKELVGAAYRVIKAMIILTWPLLVISAVLTRMLSRKDPVQTTSREEISALANIGANEGVFGEKENKIIQNLMRLKDIRTSEIMTPRVVVVVANETMPLQEFLKNKDFLHFSRIPIYRESKDKISGYVFRELVFEKLAEDQFHLTLADIRREIVDVTEATTLLNAWELMLERKEHIALVTDEYGGMAGIVTLEDIIETLLGFEIVDETDRVADMQQYAMERWKSKQKKYHLLDSE from the coding sequence ATGACCCTCTTACTGCTGTATCTTTTTCTCGCTCTCTTTATTTCTTTCCTCTGCTCGATCATGGAAGCGGTGCTGCTCTCCACGCCGTTGTCCACCCTGAACGCGCGCGTTGAACAGGGCGATCGGATCGCGCTCGACTTTCTCACGATGAAATCCGATATCGACCGTCCGCTCTCCGCGATACTGTCGCTGAACACCATTGCGCACACAGTGGGAGCCGCGGGTGTCGGCGCACAGGCAACGGTGGTATTCGGTGAAGCGTATTTCGGAGTGGTCTCCGCCGTGCTCACGATACTCATTCTCGTCCTGACGGAAATCATACCGAAGACCCTCGGTGCAACGTATGCGAAGGAACTGGTCGGCGCGGCCTACAGAGTCATCAAAGCGATGATTATTCTCACCTGGCCTCTCCTGGTCATTTCGGCCGTATTGACGCGTATGCTTTCCAGAAAGGATCCGGTACAAACGACGAGTCGCGAGGAAATTTCCGCCCTGGCGAATATCGGCGCGAACGAAGGGGTATTCGGCGAGAAGGAGAACAAGATCATCCAGAATCTCATGCGCCTCAAGGATATCCGGACAAGCGAAATCATGACCCCGCGCGTCGTTGTGGTTGTCGCGAACGAGACGATGCCGCTGCAGGAATTTCTGAAGAACAAGGATTTCCTGCATTTCTCCCGCATCCCGATCTATCGGGAGAGCAAAGACAAGATCAGCGGCTATGTATTCCGTGAGCTTGTATTCGAAAAACTCGCGGAGGACCAATTTCATCTGACGCTTGCGGACATCCGGCGCGAGATCGTTGATGTGACGGAAGCCACCACCTTGCTCAACGCATGGGAGCTGATGCTCGAACGCAAAGAGCACATCGCCCTGGTTACGGACGAGTACGGTGGAATGGCCGGCATCGTCACGTTGGAGGATATCATCGAGACGCTCCTCGGCTTTGAAATCGTGGATGAAACGGATCGCGTCGCCGACATGCAGCAATACGCCATGGAGCGCTGGAAGTCCAAACAGAAAAAATATCATCTCCTCGACAGCGAATAA
- a CDS encoding SRPBCC domain-containing protein, with translation MQKLTYSVEISAPADIVWNVLWEKESYEQWTKPFSPGSTYDGSFEAEGNRVHFHNGEGGGMYSVVARRVENELLSIRHLGVLGQNGEELPPTADTEQWSNIFEDYTLTPTENGVRLDITLDMDDAYADFMNDAFTRALDIIKSLSEQQTQEQAT, from the coding sequence ATGCAAAAACTGACATACAGCGTGGAGATTTCCGCGCCGGCTGACATTGTCTGGAACGTCCTGTGGGAGAAGGAGAGCTATGAGCAATGGACCAAGCCCTTCAGCCCCGGATCCACGTACGATGGCAGCTTCGAAGCCGAAGGCAACCGTGTTCACTTTCACAACGGCGAGGGCGGGGGAATGTACAGCGTCGTCGCACGCAGGGTGGAGAACGAGCTTCTCTCCATACGGCATCTCGGGGTGCTCGGCCAGAACGGTGAGGAGTTGCCTCCCACAGCGGATACCGAACAGTGGAGCAACATCTTCGAGGACTACACACTGACGCCAACGGAGAATGGCGTACGCCTCGACATCACCCTAGACATGGATGATGCCTACGCAGACTTCATGAACGATGCCTTTACCAGGGCATTGGACATCATCAAATCACTATCCGAACAACAGACACAGGAACAGGCCACATGA
- a CDS encoding class I SAM-dependent methyltransferase, with amino-acid sequence MLQLTTTDGILCPMISLEDSILHSLDAADARLLPHLPYILQDLDELGSDPAIVSDILHRHCNRPSECYVLDLGCGKGAVSVRLAAELGCRCHGIDALPAFVEAAASAARARGVAHLCGFETGDARTVVASPPDYDAIVLGSVGPIFSDYEQTLLTLLPRLRAGGIIILDDCYRVEETDSSAHSGLSRSALLRQIHAAGMEVRDEVLSDARTIRATNALMYAALLPRCLELMDKYPDDRELFEQYLLRQREENHALENDLVCATLVLGVRTKLPAEH; translated from the coding sequence ATGCTACAGCTGACCACAACCGACGGGATTCTTTGTCCGATGATTTCACTTGAAGACAGTATTCTCCACTCTCTCGATGCCGCCGACGCACGTCTGTTGCCGCATCTCCCCTATATCCTGCAGGATCTCGACGAACTGGGATCGGATCCGGCAATCGTCTCGGATATTCTGCACCGACACTGCAACAGGCCGTCGGAGTGTTACGTCCTCGACCTTGGTTGCGGAAAAGGTGCAGTGTCCGTTCGACTTGCGGCGGAACTCGGATGTCGCTGCCATGGCATCGACGCCCTCCCGGCGTTCGTTGAAGCCGCCGCGAGCGCGGCACGCGCCCGCGGTGTTGCGCATTTGTGCGGCTTCGAGACGGGAGACGCAAGAACCGTGGTAGCGTCACCACCGGATTACGATGCCATTGTATTGGGATCGGTCGGGCCGATTTTTAGTGATTACGAACAAACGTTGCTTACCCTGCTCCCAAGATTGCGCGCTGGCGGGATCATCATTCTGGATGATTGCTACCGGGTTGAGGAAACGGACTCGAGTGCGCACTCCGGCCTTTCACGATCCGCGTTGCTTCGGCAGATTCATGCGGCCGGCATGGAAGTCCGCGACGAAGTGCTTTCCGATGCGCGAACGATCCGTGCGACGAATGCTCTGATGTACGCCGCCTTGCTCCCGCGCTGCCTCGAATTGATGGACAAGTACCCCGACGATCGGGAACTGTTCGAGCAGTATCTGCTGCGTCAGCGCGAAGAAAATCACGCGCTGGAGAATGACCTCGTCTGCGCGACGCTGGTACTCGGGGTGCGCACGAAGCTTCCCGCTGAGCACTGA
- a CDS encoding VOC family protein produces MTTVNVYLNFDGNCEEAFLFYKSVFGGEFPYIGRFGDMPPQEGMEPLPPEMANRIMHVSLPISKETTIMGSDTGGEWAPAYVQGNNFAISINTDSRENADRLFVGLSAGGHVTMPMGMTFWGAYFGMFTDKFGVNWMVSQGEEGQG; encoded by the coding sequence ATGACAACAGTCAACGTGTACTTGAATTTCGACGGAAACTGCGAAGAAGCATTCCTTTTCTATAAATCCGTCTTTGGCGGAGAATTTCCCTACATCGGACGTTTCGGCGATATGCCGCCGCAGGAAGGTATGGAGCCCTTGCCGCCAGAGATGGCGAACCGCATCATGCATGTTTCACTGCCCATCAGCAAGGAAACCACCATCATGGGCAGTGACACGGGAGGCGAGTGGGCTCCGGCGTATGTGCAGGGCAACAATTTCGCCATTTCCATCAACACCGACAGCAGAGAAAACGCCGACCGTCTTTTTGTCGGACTGTCCGCAGGCGGCCATGTGACCATGCCCATGGGGATGACCTTCTGGGGAGCGTACTTCGGTATGTTCACCGACAAATTCGGCGTCAACTGGATGGTGAGCCAGGGTGAAGAAGGGCAGGGTTGA
- a CDS encoding thioredoxin fold domain-containing protein: MKFSVLLVLFVCVQPCSSQDAGIRFSRDSYRVTLDRARNEHRPVFLYFHFDGCGACKKMEDSTFSDPDVAEYYNTTFVCLDINTEKEDGAETNKEYGVRMHPTFLYLDSEGSVVHTAVGVFTPTDFLKQARIALDPDQRLSALDKRYADGDRDAQFLLRYCYSLRDAYRLTPEHIRAYVATVRPEDLLTDVNMRFTYEFALHQYEIGIPFGSPAYMSMFENRDRFAKIFDSAQVVARLVWVAHMTAALAIEFRNEILLEKALAVIETLDRGSGHQFREMDGRLTGMFSPRPLGLSLRLWYYQITDDTLRYAALLPTYVEKIWNNSGALNDLAWSYYEKESARDRLEQAIPWIERSLALRRFYNNLDTYASLLYKLGRVSEAGTQAELAIECAKEEDEDYSSTAALLDTIRAALKTE; the protein is encoded by the coding sequence ATGAAGTTCTCCGTACTTCTCGTATTGTTCGTGTGCGTACAACCCTGCAGCAGTCAGGATGCGGGTATTCGGTTCTCACGCGACAGCTACCGCGTCACGCTTGACCGCGCCAGGAACGAACATCGCCCCGTGTTCCTCTATTTCCATTTTGACGGCTGCGGAGCTTGCAAGAAAATGGAGGACTCTACGTTCTCCGATCCCGACGTTGCGGAGTACTACAACACGACCTTCGTCTGCCTCGATATCAACACCGAAAAGGAGGACGGTGCTGAAACGAATAAAGAATATGGCGTGCGTATGCATCCGACCTTCCTGTATCTCGACAGTGAAGGAAGCGTCGTACATACCGCTGTCGGGGTGTTCACGCCAACCGATTTCCTGAAACAGGCGCGTATCGCCCTCGATCCCGATCAGCGCCTGAGCGCACTGGACAAGCGCTACGCCGATGGTGATCGGGACGCACAGTTCCTCCTGCGATATTGCTATTCTCTTCGGGATGCGTACCGCCTTACACCTGAGCATATTCGAGCGTATGTCGCCACGGTGCGACCGGAGGATTTACTCACGGACGTCAACATGCGCTTCACCTATGAGTTCGCTCTGCATCAGTACGAAATTGGCATACCGTTTGGCAGTCCCGCGTATATGTCCATGTTTGAAAACCGGGACCGGTTTGCAAAGATTTTCGACAGCGCACAGGTGGTTGCGCGCCTTGTTTGGGTTGCGCACATGACGGCCGCGCTGGCCATCGAATTCCGCAATGAAATCCTTCTGGAGAAGGCGCTTGCGGTGATCGAAACGCTCGACAGGGGTTCGGGACATCAGTTCCGGGAAATGGACGGCAGGCTCACCGGCATGTTTTCGCCGCGTCCGCTCGGGCTCTCGCTGCGCCTGTGGTACTATCAGATTACCGACGACACCCTCCGTTACGCCGCTCTGCTTCCGACGTATGTCGAGAAGATCTGGAATAACAGCGGCGCCCTCAACGACCTCGCATGGAGCTACTACGAGAAGGAATCTGCGAGGGATCGTCTCGAACAGGCCATTCCGTGGATCGAACGATCACTCGCATTGCGCCGCTTCTACAATAATCTGGATACTTATGCGTCGCTGCTCTACAAATTAGGACGAGTTTCTGAGGCAGGGACGCAGGCAGAGCTGGCCATCGAGTGCGCAAAGGAGGAGGATGAAGATTACAGCAGCACGGCCGCACTGTTGGACACCATTCGCGCGGCATTGAAGACGGAGTAA
- a CDS encoding cytochrome c, whose translation MKLFLRIVKWTAVVLVVLVAGLYAFVELTWDRRYEAPYPQISASTDSAVIARGKYLAFGPAHCATCHVPMDKIRAVEDGLEMPLSGGWELTLSGFGTFRAPNLTPDEETGIGKQSDEELARALRHMVASDGRFLPPFMPFQEMSDEDLTAVISFLRSQPPVRNAVKRSELGFIARALVAFGMLGPEGPKRTPARSVPRDASKEYGRYLAYNIGNCLTCHTQMDPNTAELIGEHFAGKGVFEPDAFSEGYSFVSPNLTPDPSTGIIAGWTEEAFVARFRNGRVHRGSPMPWGAFSRMDEVDLRALYRFFKSLDPVRNKVEKTVFEPGQELPKF comes from the coding sequence ATGAAACTGTTCCTTCGCATTGTGAAATGGACGGCCGTCGTCCTCGTCGTGCTCGTTGCCGGATTGTACGCCTTCGTGGAATTGACCTGGGATCGCAGATATGAGGCGCCGTATCCGCAAATCTCGGCGAGTACGGATTCCGCCGTGATTGCGCGCGGCAAGTATCTCGCGTTTGGACCGGCACACTGCGCAACCTGTCACGTACCCATGGATAAAATCCGCGCCGTGGAGGACGGGCTAGAAATGCCCCTCAGCGGCGGATGGGAGCTGACGCTCTCAGGATTCGGGACCTTCAGAGCCCCGAATCTCACACCGGATGAGGAAACAGGAATAGGAAAGCAGAGCGATGAGGAACTGGCCCGCGCGTTGCGGCACATGGTTGCGAGCGACGGTCGCTTTTTGCCGCCCTTCATGCCGTTCCAGGAAATGAGCGACGAGGATCTGACTGCGGTCATCTCCTTCCTCCGCTCCCAGCCGCCCGTGCGAAACGCGGTCAAGCGTTCTGAACTCGGTTTCATCGCTCGCGCCCTCGTTGCGTTCGGTATGCTCGGACCGGAGGGACCCAAACGTACGCCCGCACGGTCCGTCCCCCGTGATGCAAGCAAGGAGTATGGGCGGTATCTCGCGTACAACATCGGGAATTGTCTCACCTGTCATACGCAGATGGACCCGAACACCGCGGAGCTGATCGGCGAGCATTTCGCGGGGAAAGGTGTTTTCGAACCCGATGCCTTCTCGGAAGGATATTCGTTCGTCTCACCCAATCTCACGCCCGATCCGTCGACAGGCATCATCGCCGGCTGGACGGAGGAGGCCTTCGTCGCCCGATTCAGAAACGGGCGTGTGCATCGCGGTAGTCCGATGCCCTGGGGTGCTTTTTCCCGCATGGACGAAGTGGACCTCAGAGCGCTCTATCGCTTCTTTAAAAGTCTCGATCCGGTAAGGAATAAAGTTGAAAAAACCGTTTTTGAACCGGGCCAGGAATTACCGAAATTCTGA
- a CDS encoding carboxylesterase family protein, whose amino-acid sequence MTRLRFVLTTVLFPLLCAIVAAQQPYTIEAYEYRVSKDIEYGVALDYAGNEARLHLDIYTPRNAYCNRPLVILVHGGAWVGGSKDDADIVWLARSFASRGYVAVTVNYRLGMHLTSSYSMYALCNESISAPCAYICDSMEVYRANYRAMQDVKGAVRFMKLRSGQDSTDAGNVFLIGESAGGFVALTAAFLREENERSEFCGSIADAPVPDQDLRRYGCLPAALSPVRPDLGSVAGSLHTSGADAEVQGVANIFGGMLDPAIIDEKEIQNTALYLYHQGSDVVVHYGYGRLLGRLSWECFAQTNICQSYTHYPHAYGSKALMEYFGAAFPGVAHLRADITENYRYLGNCFDNGHAIANISKQAGDIAELFAEKIAVNGNVPREGCTLSADNGSLPLRLSVYPNPSSSHIFVDAPGLRAGSTYRIMDMLGRTMQDGVLTAERSTVTVSSLPAGQYHFHLFGHPGRIFRVRRE is encoded by the coding sequence ATGACCCGATTGCGTTTCGTCCTCACAACCGTCTTGTTCCCGTTGTTATGCGCCATCGTCGCTGCACAACAGCCGTACACGATCGAAGCCTACGAGTACCGCGTCAGCAAAGACATCGAGTACGGCGTCGCGCTGGATTACGCCGGAAATGAGGCCCGATTGCATCTCGATATCTACACACCGCGGAATGCCTACTGCAACCGGCCGCTCGTCATCCTTGTCCACGGTGGCGCATGGGTGGGCGGCTCGAAAGACGATGCAGACATCGTGTGGCTGGCGCGCTCCTTTGCTTCGCGGGGCTATGTTGCTGTGACCGTCAACTATCGTCTCGGAATGCATCTGACGTCCTCCTACAGCATGTACGCTCTGTGCAACGAAAGTATCTCTGCCCCGTGCGCCTATATTTGCGACAGCATGGAAGTCTATCGCGCGAATTACCGGGCGATGCAGGATGTGAAAGGTGCGGTACGCTTCATGAAGCTCCGCTCCGGGCAGGATTCCACCGACGCCGGGAATGTGTTTCTCATCGGCGAGAGTGCTGGTGGTTTTGTCGCACTTACAGCGGCATTCCTGCGGGAGGAAAATGAGCGCTCCGAATTTTGCGGCTCCATTGCGGATGCTCCCGTACCCGATCAGGACTTGCGGCGCTACGGGTGCCTGCCCGCAGCGCTGTCACCAGTCCGGCCGGACCTCGGCTCTGTTGCCGGATCATTGCATACAAGCGGTGCGGACGCGGAGGTGCAAGGTGTGGCGAATATATTCGGTGGTATGCTTGATCCCGCCATTATCGATGAGAAGGAAATTCAAAATACGGCGCTGTACCTGTACCATCAGGGATCGGACGTGGTAGTGCATTACGGATATGGGAGATTGCTCGGACGCCTCAGCTGGGAATGTTTTGCGCAGACCAACATCTGCCAATCGTATACGCACTATCCGCATGCGTACGGGAGCAAGGCGCTTATGGAATATTTCGGAGCGGCGTTTCCCGGCGTCGCGCATCTCAGAGCAGACATCACCGAGAATTACCGCTATCTGGGGAACTGCTTCGACAACGGCCATGCGATCGCCAATATTTCGAAGCAGGCCGGGGACATCGCGGAGTTATTCGCGGAGAAAATCGCGGTGAACGGCAACGTCCCGCGCGAGGGATGTACGCTCTCGGCGGACAATGGCAGCCTACCGCTGCGTCTGTCGGTCTATCCCAATCCATCCTCTTCCCATATTTTCGTTGACGCGCCGGGTCTTCGCGCGGGCAGCACCTACCGCATCATGGATATGCTCGGGCGGACGATGCAGGACGGTGTTCTTACAGCGGAACGGAGCACGGTGACGGTATCCTCGCTCCCGGCAGGACAATATCATTTTCATCTTTTCGGTCATCCCGGACGCATCTTCAGGGTGCGACGAGAGTGA
- a CDS encoding DUF2384 domain-containing protein — protein sequence MASAKKKSTGNSGSGGRVHTASEPVAVYSHTRAGFQPLSIRAVRVKAEKGHRVYGQALGMAIRDTRQLLRVLKEGLGFEAFEFLCAELQVNQAHLAEVCGIATRTLARRKLEGRLQALESERVYRIAALFDQAKEVLGNHDEARRWFKEGSRALAGAAPLEYAGTEIGAREVEDLLGRLEYGVFS from the coding sequence ATGGCATCGGCAAAGAAGAAATCGACGGGAAACAGCGGCAGCGGCGGGCGAGTGCACACAGCGTCCGAACCTGTCGCGGTATACTCACACACACGCGCGGGCTTTCAGCCGTTGTCCATACGTGCTGTTCGGGTCAAGGCGGAGAAAGGCCATCGGGTGTATGGTCAGGCTCTTGGAATGGCAATCCGCGATACGCGGCAGCTCCTGCGAGTGCTCAAGGAAGGGCTCGGTTTTGAGGCCTTCGAGTTTTTGTGCGCCGAGCTTCAGGTCAATCAGGCGCATCTTGCGGAGGTGTGCGGGATAGCCACACGGACGCTTGCCCGCCGTAAACTCGAAGGGCGCCTTCAAGCCCTCGAGTCCGAACGCGTCTATCGAATAGCGGCGTTGTTCGATCAGGCGAAAGAAGTTCTGGGAAACCACGATGAAGCCCGTCGCTGGTTCAAAGAAGGCAGCAGAGCGCTCGCGGGAGCGGCACCGCTGGAATACGCCGGTACCGAAATCGGGGCGAGGGAAGTGGAGGATCTGCTCGGACGCCTCGAATACGGTGTATTCTCGTGA
- a CDS encoding RES domain-containing protein, whose product MIITAWRIVKERHLSTAFTGEGAARYPGRWNERGVPMVYTAASLSLAALEILVHVGSDAVLQQYTCIPVKFDAGLCRQVAPSDLPEDWAAEPAPDSTRALGSTWTKDSSSAVLAVPSAVVPLESVYLINPLHEDFSRIAIGGESHFRFDARLRQSLA is encoded by the coding sequence GTGATCATCACCGCATGGCGCATCGTCAAAGAGCGACATTTGTCGACGGCCTTCACCGGCGAGGGAGCGGCACGGTATCCTGGTCGCTGGAATGAACGCGGAGTACCGATGGTGTACACTGCGGCATCGCTGTCGCTCGCAGCATTGGAAATACTCGTGCATGTCGGCAGCGATGCCGTTTTGCAACAGTACACTTGCATCCCGGTGAAATTCGATGCGGGATTGTGCAGGCAGGTAGCTCCCTCCGATCTCCCCGAAGACTGGGCCGCTGAACCGGCTCCGGATTCAACCAGAGCTTTAGGGAGCACCTGGACCAAGGATTCCTCGTCGGCCGTACTCGCTGTTCCAAGTGCTGTCGTTCCCCTGGAATCCGTGTATCTCATCAATCCGCTCCATGAGGATTTCTCACGGATCGCAATCGGCGGGGAATCCCATTTCCGTTTTGATGCGCGACTCCGACAAAGCCTGGCGTAA